One region of Microbacterium sp. M28 genomic DNA includes:
- a CDS encoding substrate-binding domain-containing protein, which yields MSAKKRIRTALGLAAVGALAFGLAACSTGDNGGAEGSTGDGGSGELTTVGFVAVGPEGAWREANEQNIQDTFTEDAGYELKYAPATNLDQKSQIDAFTRFVDEGVDVILLSATEASGWEDSLTRAQEAEIPVILLDRGIEPDDDSLYVTRIAPDNVEVAKEVGAWAAETFPDGGNYVVLEGPAGVGVVNERNEGFDEGLGDSALTKVDAQTANWSAEEGKSVFETMLKANSNDIQFVFAQNDEMGLGAAQAAEEAGLVIGTDVKIATIDGTKNAMQALADGQLSYVHEYNPLFGETALEVVEKALAGEEVESYIVVPSEAFDSAEAAQAVLADRKY from the coding sequence ATGTCCGCGAAGAAGCGCATTCGCACCGCTCTGGGTCTGGCTGCCGTCGGCGCCCTCGCATTCGGTCTGGCCGCGTGCTCGACCGGCGACAACGGCGGCGCCGAGGGCTCGACCGGTGACGGCGGCTCGGGCGAACTGACCACCGTCGGATTCGTCGCCGTCGGCCCCGAGGGTGCATGGCGTGAGGCCAACGAGCAGAACATCCAGGACACCTTCACGGAGGACGCCGGATACGAGCTCAAGTACGCACCCGCCACCAACCTCGACCAGAAGTCGCAGATCGACGCCTTCACGCGATTCGTCGACGAGGGCGTGGATGTCATCCTGCTGTCCGCCACCGAGGCATCCGGTTGGGAGGACTCGCTCACGCGTGCGCAGGAGGCCGAGATCCCGGTGATCCTGCTGGACCGCGGCATCGAGCCCGATGACGACAGCCTGTATGTCACCCGCATCGCGCCCGACAACGTCGAGGTCGCGAAGGAGGTCGGCGCCTGGGCGGCGGAGACCTTCCCCGACGGCGGCAACTACGTCGTGCTCGAAGGCCCGGCCGGCGTCGGCGTGGTCAACGAGCGCAACGAGGGCTTCGACGAGGGCCTCGGCGACTCGGCGCTCACCAAGGTCGACGCGCAGACGGCGAACTGGTCGGCGGAAGAGGGCAAGAGCGTCTTCGAGACCATGCTGAAGGCCAACAGCAACGACATCCAGTTCGTGTTCGCCCAGAACGACGAGATGGGTCTGGGAGCCGCGCAGGCCGCTGAAGAAGCCGGCCTCGTGATCGGCACCGACGTCAAGATCGCCACGATCGACGGCACCAAGAACGCCATGCAGGCGCTCGCCGACGGTCAGCTCAGCTACGTGCACGAGTACAACCCGCTGTTCGGCGAGACCGCCCTCGAGGTCGTCGAGAAGGCGCTCGCCGGCGAAGAGGTCGAGTCGTACATCGTGGTCCCGAGCGAGGCGTTCGACTCCGCGGAGGCCGCTCAGGCCGTCCTCGCGGACCGCAAGTACTGA